In the Deinococcus radiophilus genome, one interval contains:
- a CDS encoding YgjP-like metallopeptidase domain-containing protein → MLVTAPLQASRSEIEAALSRKAPWIARKLREVAQLSPPLPPRRYVTGEDWYDLGRPYRLQVHVQPEHPEGVSFRPGELYVTVQSQDRAEAVLKDWWRQRAREVFSSRMPALLAHAATFGLHHSGEFFAPPPCGPAGGR, encoded by the coding sequence GTGCTGGTCACAGCTCCGCTGCAGGCCAGTCGCTCTGAGATAGAAGCGGCTCTGTCCCGCAAAGCCCCCTGGATCGCCCGGAAACTGCGCGAAGTGGCGCAGCTCTCTCCTCCTCTACCGCCGCGCCGATATGTCACTGGTGAAGACTGGTACGACCTGGGCCGACCGTACCGTCTGCAAGTGCACGTACAGCCAGAACACCCTGAAGGCGTGAGCTTTCGCCCCGGCGAACTGTACGTCACAGTCCAGTCACAGGACCGAGCCGAGGCAGTGCTGAAGGACTGGTGGCGGCAGCGGGCGCGGGAGGTGTTCTCGTCGCGGATGCCTGCGCTCCTGGCGCATGCTGCCACTTTCGGCCTGCACCATTCCGGCGAGTTTTTCGCACCACCACCATGCGGACCCGCTGGGGGTCGATGA
- the kynA gene encoding tryptophan 2,3-dioxygenase, producing the protein MTDQAQKNVGRPGAPDSADQAYSDFTRSLSYGDYLQLELLRSAHQPVTEAHDEHLFIAIHHVSEVWLDLIVRELQAAMLLLEGGITDGPLKMLSRVVRAEEQMTNAWDVLKTMTPTDYLEFRSAFGQASGFQSERYRMMEFMLGNRNAVMLRPHAHREELYGPLKEAMEAPSIYDLTLRLLSQAGFGLPAEVLERDYSQPYRSHPAVKAAWMEVYRNTDRYWELYELAEKLLDVEDQFRRWRFNHLTTVERVIGFKRGSGGTSGAGYLKKALDVVLFPELWEVRTEL; encoded by the coding sequence ATGACCGACCAAGCCCAGAAAAATGTGGGACGCCCCGGCGCTCCCGACAGCGCGGATCAGGCCTACAGCGACTTTACGCGCAGCCTGAGCTACGGCGATTATTTGCAGCTTGAGCTGCTGCGTAGCGCCCACCAACCCGTGACCGAAGCCCACGACGAACATCTGTTTATCGCCATTCATCATGTGTCAGAGGTCTGGCTGGACCTGATCGTGCGCGAACTGCAAGCTGCCATGCTGCTGCTGGAAGGGGGCATCACCGACGGGCCGCTCAAGATGTTGAGCCGGGTGGTCCGCGCCGAAGAACAGATGACGAACGCCTGGGATGTCCTGAAGACCATGACGCCCACCGACTATCTGGAGTTCCGCAGTGCATTTGGGCAGGCCTCGGGCTTTCAGAGCGAGCGTTACCGCATGATGGAATTCATGCTGGGCAACCGCAACGCCGTGATGCTGCGTCCCCACGCCCACCGTGAAGAGCTGTACGGGCCGCTGAAAGAGGCGATGGAGGCCCCCAGTATCTATGACCTGACGCTGCGGCTGCTCTCGCAGGCTGGATTCGGTCTGCCTGCCGAGGTGCTAGAGCGTGACTACTCGCAGCCCTACCGGTCTCACCCCGCCGTCAAAGCGGCCTGGATGGAGGTGTACCGCAACACCGACCGATACTGGGAGCTGTATGAATTGGCCGAGAAATTGCTGGACGTCGAAGATCAGTTCCGGCGTTGGCGCTTTAACCACCTGACCACCGTGGAGCGGGTGATTGGCTTCAAGCGTGGCAGCGGCGGGACCAGTGGCGCAGGCTACCTGAAAAAAGCGCTGGATGTCGTCCTGTTTCCGGAGCTGTGGGAAGTGCGTACCGAGCTGTAA
- a CDS encoding zinc-dependent alcohol dehydrogenase — translation MKAIVWQGVNQVGVETVPDPELLLPTDAIIKITSTAICGSDLHLLDGAIPSMQKGDVLGHEFMGEVVEVGRDVKKLKVGDRVVVPFNIACGVCDPCQRGLYAACDNSNPNHRMAEALYGATSGSALFGYSHMFGGYAGGQAQYVRVPFADVGPHKIETDLKDEQVLFLTDIFPTGYQAAENCDIVEGRDVVAVFGAGPVGQFTARSAQMLGAAHVIVIDRVPERLAMAERFGCQTINYEEEDVLIALLEATGGRGPDHVIDAVGMEAHGHGPGHALDMAQKVTGQTFDRITALRWAILSCAKGGTVSMPGVYGGLVDKMPMGAAFGKGLTFKMGQTHTHRYISPLLERIEGGQIDPSFVITHRASLDQAPDLYKTFREKQDSCIKVVLNPWA, via the coding sequence ATGAAAGCGATCGTCTGGCAGGGAGTCAATCAAGTCGGAGTAGAAACTGTTCCTGATCCGGAACTGTTGCTGCCTACCGACGCCATCATCAAAATCACCTCCACGGCCATCTGTGGCTCGGACCTGCACCTGCTGGACGGCGCGATCCCGTCCATGCAAAAGGGTGACGTGCTGGGTCACGAGTTTATGGGTGAAGTGGTCGAGGTGGGCCGCGATGTCAAAAAGCTCAAGGTCGGGGACCGGGTGGTCGTGCCGTTCAACATCGCCTGTGGGGTGTGTGATCCCTGTCAGCGTGGCCTGTACGCGGCCTGCGACAACTCCAATCCCAATCACCGCATGGCCGAAGCGCTGTATGGGGCGACCAGCGGCAGTGCGCTGTTCGGCTACTCGCACATGTTCGGCGGATATGCGGGCGGACAGGCGCAGTATGTCCGTGTTCCCTTTGCCGACGTCGGCCCCCACAAGATCGAAACCGACCTCAAGGACGAGCAGGTCCTGTTCCTGACCGACATTTTCCCGACTGGTTATCAGGCCGCCGAGAACTGCGACATCGTAGAAGGCCGCGATGTGGTAGCCGTGTTCGGCGCAGGCCCGGTGGGGCAGTTTACCGCCCGCAGTGCCCAGATGCTGGGAGCGGCCCATGTGATCGTGATTGACCGCGTGCCGGAGCGTCTGGCGATGGCCGAGCGCTTTGGCTGCCAAACCATCAATTACGAAGAAGAAGATGTGTTGATTGCCCTGCTTGAAGCGACCGGTGGGCGCGGCCCCGACCACGTGATTGACGCGGTGGGCATGGAAGCCCACGGCCACGGCCCCGGCCACGCCCTGGACATGGCTCAGAAAGTCACGGGCCAGACCTTCGACCGCATTACGGCACTGCGCTGGGCCATTCTCAGCTGCGCCAAGGGCGGGACCGTTTCTATGCCGGGTGTATATGGCGGCCTGGTAGACAAGATGCCGATGGGCGCGGCGTTCGGTAAGGGCCTGACCTTCAAGATGGGCCAGACCCACACCCACCGCTATATCAGCCCACTGCTGGAGCGGATTGAAGGCGGGCAGATTGACCCCAGCTTCGTCATTACCCACCGCGCTTCGCTGGATCAAGCCCCGGACCTGTACAAGACCTTCCGTGAAAAGCAGGACAGCTGTATCAAAGTGGTCCTGAATCCCTGGGCCTGA
- a CDS encoding SRPBCC family protein yields the protein MNTKAVPEQELPGAQLLPTERTALGVLGSALLLSGLGQRGVGRLVLMGLGSGLGYMAAKGRNPLATALKIQQNDSGEVMVREAVTIGRPVDEIYAQWRDLPNLPRIMSHLERVELLQGNRSCWTAKAPAPLNQVTWEAELTADEPGQRIAWQSLPGSQIENSGEVLFREAPGGRGTEVVARLSYRPPGGSFGAIAARIMGEEPAQQLRDDLMRFKREQELGYNPTTNGQTSGRADAGERKPEPAAQPKPTSAKTQNMQKKGEQ from the coding sequence ATGAACACAAAAGCTGTACCTGAACAGGAGCTTCCGGGCGCTCAGTTGCTACCGACGGAACGAACTGCGCTGGGCGTGCTGGGCAGCGCCCTGCTGCTCAGTGGTCTGGGGCAACGCGGGGTAGGTCGACTGGTGCTGATGGGCCTGGGCAGTGGCCTGGGTTACATGGCCGCCAAAGGACGTAACCCGCTGGCGACTGCCCTCAAAATTCAGCAAAATGACTCCGGCGAGGTAATGGTGCGGGAAGCCGTCACCATCGGCAGGCCGGTGGATGAAATCTACGCCCAGTGGCGTGATTTGCCGAACCTGCCGCGCATCATGTCGCACCTGGAGCGAGTAGAGTTGCTGCAAGGAAACCGTTCGTGCTGGACCGCCAAAGCGCCTGCGCCCCTGAATCAGGTGACCTGGGAAGCCGAACTGACCGCTGACGAGCCGGGGCAGCGCATCGCTTGGCAATCGCTGCCGGGTTCACAGATCGAAAACAGCGGCGAGGTGCTGTTCCGTGAAGCCCCCGGCGGGCGCGGCACCGAGGTGGTGGCCCGGCTCAGTTACCGGCCCCCTGGCGGCAGTTTCGGGGCAATTGCGGCGCGCATCATGGGTGAGGAACCCGCACAGCAACTGCGTGACGACCTGATGCGCTTCAAGCGTGAGCAGGAGCTGGGCTATAACCCCACCACCAACGGACAAACCAGTGGCCGCGCCGACGCAGGCGAGCGCAAACCAGAGCCTGCGGCCCAGCCGAAACCAACCAGTGCAAAGACGCAGAACATGCAGAAAAAGGGTGAACAATGA
- the cysM gene encoding cysteine synthase CysM — MTEPHVALHPSALDLIGNTPLVRLHTLSTDRVDVYGKLEGQNPGGSVKDRAARAMIEGLLERGELPSGTRLIEATSGNTGIALAMIARLRGLELELVMPENATAERVQTMRAYGATVTLTPADGGMEAAIDHMHAEVGAGRAQMLNQFGNPDNPRAHYETTGPEIWRDTGGRVTHFVSSMGTTSTIMGVSRYLKEQSDAVQIVGVQPTEGASIPGIRRWPEAYLPANYQPERVDRVIDVSEDQARAMTRALAREEAIFAGMSSGGAAHAAAQLARELTDAGKGGLIVTIVCDRGDRYLSSDLFA; from the coding sequence ATGACTGAACCTCACGTTGCCCTGCACCCGTCGGCGCTCGACCTGATCGGCAATACGCCCCTGGTTCGCCTGCACACCCTCAGCACCGACCGCGTAGATGTGTATGGCAAGCTGGAAGGCCAGAATCCCGGCGGCAGCGTCAAGGACCGCGCCGCCCGCGCCATGATTGAGGGGCTGCTAGAGCGCGGCGAACTGCCCAGCGGCACCCGTCTGATCGAGGCCACCTCGGGCAACACCGGCATCGCGCTGGCGATGATCGCCCGGCTGCGCGGCCTGGAGCTGGAACTGGTCATGCCCGAAAATGCCACCGCCGAGCGGGTTCAGACCATGCGGGCTTACGGCGCCACTGTCACGCTGACCCCAGCGGACGGCGGCATGGAAGCGGCCATCGACCACATGCACGCCGAGGTGGGGGCGGGCCGGGCGCAGATGCTCAATCAGTTCGGCAACCCTGACAACCCCCGCGCCCACTATGAGACGACGGGACCCGAAATCTGGCGCGACACCGGTGGGCGCGTCACCCATTTCGTGTCCAGCATGGGGACCACTAGCACGATCATGGGGGTATCGCGCTATCTCAAGGAGCAGAGTGACGCGGTCCAGATTGTGGGAGTGCAGCCCACCGAAGGGGCCAGCATTCCCGGTATTCGCCGCTGGCCCGAGGCTTACCTACCCGCCAACTATCAGCCAGAGCGTGTGGACCGAGTGATAGATGTCAGCGAAGATCAGGCCCGCGCCATGACCCGCGCCCTGGCCCGCGAAGAAGCGATCTTTGCCGGCATGAGCAGCGGTGGGGCTGCGCACGCCGCCGCCCAGCTGGCCCGTGAACTGACCGACGCCGGGAAGGGCGGGCTGATCGTGACCATCGTCTGCGACCGGGGCGACCGTTATCTGTCGTCGGACCTGTTCGCCTGA
- a CDS encoding flavin monoamine oxidase family protein, with amino-acid sequence MTEQDQITPAAEGTGSLTRRRFIEMMGAVGGTAAAMHAMTSLGFAQGSENRIPQLQGSGAGTSVLILGAGLAGMSSAFELSKLGYDVRILEFRGQAGGRCWTLRGGDTYTELGGETQQVQFQEGNYFNPGPWRIPYHHRTYLEYARQFGVQLEPFIQVNENAYIHRSGPGKKYRIREVRSDFYGNVAELLSKAVNAGGLDQDLTGDDKDKMTEALAEWGALDDAARYVKGMASSHHRGYSVDPADRLQPGEPSDLIPRSDLLQGGYWQNIIDGLVYDHQQAIFQPVGGMDQMARAFEERTRDLITYNARVTSLTAQDTGGVSATYVDGSGAEQQVQADYCICTIPLSVLSQVELNADPELVRATREIAYAASFKAGLEARRFWETEEHIYGGVTYTDLPIAVTSYPSTGQNLAETGVVLAAYQFGPDALKYSGMTPQQRLTEVRGMYAQIHPQMQDEFISGVSVGWHRVPWALGCYAPYTDEQRQGAYAVLSRRHGPLMLAGEHISYWNGWQEGALLSAMSAVQEIHGAAQAG; translated from the coding sequence ATGACCGAGCAAGACCAGATCACCCCGGCTGCTGAAGGCACGGGCAGCCTGACCCGGCGCCGTTTTATCGAAATGATGGGTGCAGTGGGCGGCACGGCAGCCGCCATGCACGCCATGACCTCGCTGGGTTTTGCACAGGGCAGTGAGAACCGTATTCCGCAGCTTCAGGGCAGTGGCGCTGGCACCAGTGTGCTGATCCTGGGCGCGGGCCTGGCGGGTATGTCCTCAGCCTTTGAGCTGAGCAAGTTGGGCTACGACGTCCGGATTCTGGAATTCCGGGGTCAGGCCGGGGGCCGCTGCTGGACCCTGCGTGGCGGCGACACCTATACCGAACTGGGTGGCGAAACCCAGCAGGTGCAGTTCCAGGAAGGCAACTATTTCAATCCCGGCCCCTGGCGGATTCCATACCACCACCGCACCTACCTGGAATATGCCCGGCAGTTCGGTGTGCAGCTTGAACCCTTTATTCAGGTCAATGAAAATGCCTACATTCACCGCAGTGGTCCCGGCAAGAAGTACCGTATCCGCGAAGTGCGCTCAGACTTCTACGGCAACGTGGCCGAGCTGCTCAGCAAAGCGGTGAATGCCGGTGGGCTGGATCAGGACCTGACCGGCGATGACAAGGACAAGATGACCGAGGCCCTCGCCGAATGGGGCGCACTGGACGATGCAGCCCGTTACGTAAAGGGCATGGCCAGCAGCCACCACCGCGGCTACTCGGTCGATCCCGCCGACCGTCTGCAACCTGGTGAGCCATCTGACCTGATTCCGCGCAGCGATCTGCTGCAAGGCGGCTACTGGCAGAACATCATTGATGGCCTGGTTTATGACCACCAGCAGGCTATTTTCCAGCCGGTGGGTGGCATGGATCAAATGGCCCGTGCCTTCGAGGAACGCACCCGGGATCTGATTACTTACAATGCCCGCGTCACCTCACTGACGGCACAGGACACGGGTGGTGTGAGCGCAACGTACGTGGACGGCAGCGGCGCAGAGCAGCAGGTTCAGGCCGATTACTGCATCTGTACCATTCCGCTGAGCGTACTCTCGCAAGTGGAACTGAATGCTGACCCTGAACTGGTCCGTGCCACCCGTGAAATTGCCTACGCAGCCAGTTTCAAGGCGGGTCTGGAAGCCCGGCGCTTCTGGGAAACCGAGGAGCACATTTATGGCGGCGTAACCTACACGGACCTGCCGATCGCCGTGACCAGCTATCCCTCAACTGGACAGAACCTGGCCGAAACCGGTGTGGTGCTGGCCGCCTACCAGTTCGGGCCAGATGCACTGAAATACAGCGGCATGACGCCGCAGCAGCGCCTGACCGAAGTGCGTGGCATGTACGCTCAGATTCATCCGCAGATGCAGGATGAATTTATCAGTGGCGTCAGCGTGGGTTGGCACCGGGTTCCCTGGGCACTCGGCTGCTACGCACCGTACACCGATGAACAGCGCCAGGGTGCCTATGCAGTTCTGAGCCGCCGTCATGGCCCATTGATGCTGGCGGGTGAGCACATCAGCTACTGGAATGGTTGGCAGGAAGGTGCGCTGCTGAGTGCCATGAGTGCCGTGCAGGAAATCCACGGCGCGGCGCAGGCTGGTTAA
- a CDS encoding c-type cytochrome, with translation MDDARSVAWKVVAGLVALFLLASALLWAFARTTPQQENANAAQAAGVTTQQNQSAEGHSSAAQPQSKAAAGATAQDGEGQSETDPNTGQAETEDGEEGALAGESSNTEAADAEAMVIHPAFNVESGEELYAAACQSCHMAGGVGADQGGGTKNYPALAGNANLQTPQYPATFILNGAGAMPSFADQLTDEQIAMLINYLRNDLNDFDGEVTPGDIEPLRDGARSTTLGDDAG, from the coding sequence ATGGATGACGCAAGATCAGTAGCATGGAAAGTCGTGGCCGGTCTGGTCGCGCTGTTCCTGCTGGCTTCGGCCCTGCTGTGGGCTTTTGCCCGCACCACCCCGCAGCAGGAAAATGCCAACGCAGCTCAGGCAGCAGGCGTGACCACGCAGCAGAACCAGTCGGCAGAAGGTCATAGCAGCGCGGCGCAGCCCCAGTCGAAAGCCGCAGCAGGTGCTACCGCCCAGGATGGGGAAGGCCAAAGTGAAACGGATCCCAACACCGGACAGGCCGAAACCGAAGACGGTGAAGAAGGTGCCCTGGCGGGTGAATCCAGCAACACCGAAGCGGCAGATGCTGAAGCCATGGTGATCCATCCCGCCTTCAATGTCGAATCCGGCGAAGAGCTGTACGCCGCGGCCTGCCAGAGCTGCCACATGGCTGGTGGAGTAGGCGCTGACCAGGGTGGCGGAACCAAGAACTATCCAGCGCTGGCCGGCAATGCCAACCTGCAAACTCCCCAATATCCAGCCACCTTTATTCTCAACGGCGCGGGGGCCATGCCTTCCTTTGCCGATCAGTTGACCGACGAGCAGATTGCCATGCTGATCAACTATCTGCGCAATGACCTAAACGATTTTGACGGCGAAGTGACGCCTGGGGACATTGAGCCACTGCGTGATGGTGCGCGTTCGACCACGTTAGGAGATGATGCAGGATGA
- a CDS encoding S8 family peptidase produces MKKMTAVALGLSLLLASCGNGAPTAAVPTPPSADQGAVTVPERSPNGVAPLLEVDAAKAIPGQYIVVLKDGALGDNLSAQTEDSLIQAFGLQAQGVTVQQVYGFVLDGFAAKLSAENLETLRSDPRVKYVEQDQVVELNATQNGATWGLDRVDQRNLPLNSTYVYDQTAANVVSYVIDTGIRTTHTDFGGRATFGTNTTGDGQNTDCNGHGTHVAGTVGGTQYGLAKATRLVAVKVLACNGSGSNSGVVAGINWAAQNRQSRPAVANMSLGGGASQATDDAVTNAVTSGLVMVVAAGNENQNACNVSPARAPRAITVASTTNTDARSSFSNWGSCVDIHAPGSSITSAWHTSDTNTNTISGTSMASPHVAGGAALILAANPGFTPAQVESALKTNATLNKVTDAKGSPNLLLFTNPGGGTTPTPTPEPTPPTYDRTYQGTLYSGQNQVTQYYQYAGGTITGELKFPASADFDLYLQKWNGSSWAYVAQANGVANPERVSYNATSGYYRWIVNAYSGSGSFVLGENN; encoded by the coding sequence ATGAAAAAGATGACTGCTGTGGCCCTCGGCTTGAGCCTGCTGCTCGCTTCCTGCGGTAACGGTGCACCTACTGCCGCTGTTCCGACTCCCCCCAGCGCTGACCAAGGCGCCGTGACTGTGCCTGAGCGCAGCCCCAATGGGGTGGCCCCTCTGCTGGAAGTAGACGCCGCCAAGGCCATTCCTGGCCAGTACATCGTGGTGCTCAAGGACGGCGCCCTGGGCGACAACCTGAGCGCTCAGACCGAGGACAGCCTCATTCAGGCCTTTGGCCTGCAGGCACAGGGCGTCACGGTACAACAGGTCTACGGATTCGTACTGGACGGCTTTGCGGCCAAGTTGAGCGCTGAGAACTTGGAAACCCTACGCAGTGATCCCCGCGTCAAATACGTGGAACAAGACCAAGTCGTGGAGTTGAACGCCACCCAAAACGGCGCGACCTGGGGGCTGGACCGCGTAGACCAGCGCAACCTGCCGCTGAACAGCACCTACGTCTATGACCAAACTGCTGCCAACGTCGTTTCTTACGTGATTGATACGGGCATCCGCACCACTCACACTGATTTTGGTGGGCGTGCCACCTTCGGTACCAATACCACCGGAGACGGCCAGAACACCGACTGTAACGGTCACGGAACCCACGTGGCAGGTACGGTAGGCGGCACGCAATACGGCCTCGCCAAAGCTACGCGCTTGGTCGCAGTCAAAGTGTTGGCCTGTAACGGCTCCGGTAGCAACTCTGGTGTCGTCGCTGGCATCAACTGGGCTGCCCAGAACCGTCAGAGTCGCCCTGCTGTGGCCAACATGAGCCTTGGTGGTGGAGCCAGCCAAGCCACCGATGACGCCGTGACCAACGCCGTGACCTCGGGTCTGGTCATGGTGGTGGCTGCCGGCAACGAAAACCAGAACGCCTGTAACGTTAGCCCGGCCCGCGCTCCCCGCGCCATTACTGTGGCTTCGACCACCAATACGGATGCCCGCAGCTCCTTCTCCAACTGGGGTTCCTGCGTCGACATCCACGCTCCAGGCAGCTCCATCACCAGTGCCTGGCACACCAGTGACACCAATACCAACACCATCAGCGGAACCTCAATGGCCTCCCCACACGTGGCGGGCGGCGCAGCACTGATCCTGGCAGCCAACCCTGGCTTTACCCCGGCCCAGGTTGAGAGTGCCCTGAAGACCAACGCCACCCTCAACAAGGTGACCGACGCCAAGGGCAGCCCCAACCTGCTGCTGTTCACCAACCCCGGCGGCGGCACCACGCCCACCCCGACTCCTGAACCCACCCCGCCCACCTATGACCGCACCTACCAAGGCACCCTGTATAGCGGTCAGAACCAGGTCACCCAGTACTACCAGTATGCTGGCGGCACCATCACCGGCGAGCTGAAGTTCCCTGCTAGCGCTGACTTCGACCTCTACCTCCAGAAGTGGAACGGCAGCAGCTGGGCTTACGTCGCCCAAGCCAACGGCGTTGCCAACCCTGAGCGCGTCTCCTACAACGCCACGAGCGGCTACTACCGCTGGATCGTCAACGCCTACTCCGGCAGCGGTAGCTTCGTCCTCGGTGAAAACAACTAA
- a CDS encoding M48 metallopeptidase family protein — protein sequence MNLNTALLHAPEECIDYVILHELCHLREFNHSARYYALLDQVRPDWRQQRERLNRVELVPAST from the coding sequence TTGAACCTGAATACCGCACTGCTGCATGCTCCAGAGGAATGCATTGACTACGTCATCCTGCACGAGCTGTGCCACCTGCGCGAGTTCAATCACTCGGCCCGGTACTATGCCCTGCTGGACCAGGTGCGGCCTGACTGGCGGCAGCAACGTGAACGACTGAACCGAGTGGAGCTGGTTCCTGCAAGCACCTAA
- a CDS encoding 4'-phosphopantetheinyl transferase superfamily protein, with translation MIVSVGHDLIELGRIRGLLEREPQRYQRLFAPAELSYALAQRDPVPSLAARFAAKEAFQKVWPRPFGWQEVWVERLATPDGPFEYGPPALHFAPHIAAELQERGWRTHLSLTHSREHASAVVVLEAYASPGEQIGS, from the coding sequence GTGATTGTTTCGGTGGGCCATGACCTGATTGAACTGGGCCGGATTCGCGGCCTGCTGGAGCGCGAGCCGCAGCGCTATCAGCGGCTATTCGCCCCCGCCGAGCTGAGCTACGCCCTGGCGCAACGTGACCCGGTACCGTCACTGGCCGCCCGCTTTGCTGCCAAGGAAGCCTTTCAGAAAGTCTGGCCGCGCCCATTCGGCTGGCAGGAGGTCTGGGTCGAGCGGCTTGCTACTCCAGACGGCCCTTTTGAGTACGGCCCCCCGGCGCTGCACTTTGCCCCGCATATCGCCGCCGAGCTGCAGGAGCGCGGCTGGCGCACCCATCTCAGCTTGACCCACAGCCGCGAACATGCCTCAGCGGTGGTGGTGCTGGAAGCTTATGCCAGCCCAGGCGAACAAATTGGCTCCTAG
- a CDS encoding serine O-acetyltransferase yields the protein MTALSDDFLQQLMTHHREGGRYPPSEWVVSWAEGLLYTLFPEQTGRCIDNAACLRAELLRSEVTLARTLTPLAAELPQDAHALAGEFMAQLPELYALMMADAHAMWEGDPAARSHYEVIRAYPGFYAASLYRIAHRLHCLGVPLLPRLITERAHSRTGIDIHPGAVIGERFCIDHGTGIVIGETAQIANDVKLYQGVTLGALSVDKDMAGTKRHPTLHSGVIVYAGATILGGQTVIGQGSVIGGNVWVTRSVPPGAKVYYKGELDIRLL from the coding sequence ATGACCGCGCTGAGCGATGACTTTTTGCAGCAGCTGATGACCCATCACCGCGAGGGCGGGCGCTACCCCCCCAGCGAGTGGGTGGTGTCCTGGGCCGAGGGGCTCCTTTACACCCTCTTCCCGGAGCAGACCGGGCGCTGCATTGACAACGCTGCTTGCCTGCGCGCCGAACTGCTCAGGTCCGAGGTCACGCTGGCCCGCACCCTGACTCCCCTGGCCGCCGAGTTGCCGCAAGATGCACACGCGCTGGCCGGGGAATTTATGGCGCAGCTACCCGAACTGTATGCCCTGATGATGGCGGACGCCCACGCCATGTGGGAGGGTGACCCGGCAGCCCGCAGCCACTACGAGGTTATTCGGGCCTATCCCGGCTTTTACGCTGCATCGCTCTACCGCATCGCCCACCGCCTGCACTGCTTAGGCGTGCCGCTGCTGCCCCGGCTGATTACCGAGCGGGCGCACAGCCGCACCGGCATTGACATTCACCCTGGCGCAGTCATCGGGGAACGCTTTTGCATCGACCACGGCACCGGCATCGTGATCGGAGAAACGGCCCAGATCGCTAACGATGTCAAGCTGTATCAGGGTGTCACGCTGGGGGCGCTCAGTGTGGACAAGGACATGGCCGGAACCAAGCGCCACCCCACCCTGCACAGCGGCGTGATCGTCTATGCCGGGGCCACCATCCTGGGTGGTCAGACCGTGATCGGGCAGGGGTCGGTGATCGGAGGCAATGTCTGGGTCACCCGCAGTGTGCCGCCGGGAGCCAAGGTGTATTACAAGGGTGAATTGGATATTCGGCTGTTGTGA
- a CDS encoding EAL domain-containing protein yields the protein MLSPVRRCYGRENKLILSFPPAPEPLDASPAELRPDLVKLDRGLIRDLQGDDPRLPLVTALIRYAHDLGIRVVAEGIETEAELRTVAELGVDCGQGYFLGRPAAGLTGLSREAAALWPGLTR from the coding sequence CTGCTGTCCCCTGTCAGACGGTGTTATGGCCGGGAGAATAAACTGATCCTGTCTTTTCCTCCCGCCCCTGAACCGCTGGATGCCAGTCCGGCGGAGCTGCGGCCTGATCTGGTCAAACTGGACCGGGGCCTGATTCGGGATCTTCAGGGTGATGATCCGAGGCTGCCTCTGGTTACGGCGCTGATCCGTTACGCCCATGATCTGGGTATCCGGGTGGTGGCCGAGGGCATCGAGACGGAAGCTGAACTCAGAACGGTGGCCGAGCTGGGAGTGGACTGTGGTCAGGGATATTTCCTGGGGCGCCCAGCTGCTGGCCTGACTGGCCTGTCTAGGGAAGCTGCGGCGCTGTGGCCGGGGCTGACACGTTAA